In Bradyrhizobium sp. 1(2017), one DNA window encodes the following:
- a CDS encoding ATP-binding protein, whose product MRAATETQQRGARRQELTYCFGPFRLVPRRQLLLLEGRPVKLGGRAFELLQVLVQRCGDLVSKNELMAAGWPGTLLHDSNLKVNMWSLRRSLGDTQIEPVYIATVARRGYKFIADVQISIGEVEDDLALADPLPLSNPPLLRGIVGREADIVDIADLLSDNRHVTLAGAGGIGKTTVAVAVAQAFAPRCRDGVCFVDLATISDPTLFGAALVTALGIRGNTDNGLVAALDYLRPRQMLLILDNCEHVLPAATIFAGKFITDTSPSRLLATSREPLGTGTEHVVRLGSLASPKSGLDLSVDQAVRFPAVQLFVRRAAEWSDYRFVDGDCEAVASICHSLDGLPLAIELAAAQIGRFNPRELVAQLDQKLCFRAPTAEGAPPRHETLMATIDWSFRLLSQKEARLFGSLSVFSDAFEVEDAVFVAEAAGLTLIDVVTGLGSLVAKSLLSAQAHGAQLRYRLLDSTRRYAAERRQADPACGQALCRHAQRVLVLFERSEEEWNWREPADWTQRYLARIADLRAALSWAVGEEGDPVLGIRLAVAAITLWSETSILSEAQARLEDALALAKTVVCDDLSKAKLACALGWSLFYARKMSNENEVAWLDAIAFARRAGNVEYQQRALVGFAFYLLQIGEVPRAITYLEEATAVADRGRDLTATSEADRALAWARAFAGELSRSRPVLDRLAATYSLAEGRSRKDANEVYRFITVRFNLPFVAWMQGQADYAARLARDAVDAADRSGHWVSQSNALGLAALPVALETGNLDALESFTMRLRRNLERERISRWVPVERYFSACLRDLRGDPRAVEDIRAAIDELIECRFLMRIGSYLAVLARTYLRQGRIAEARQAITRAIDHQERQGERWCRSELQRVDALVLLHAGEPQRAEKRLQRALAEAHAIGAMTFQLRIATDLAAHWIATGRKTKAIRLLAPIHDEFTEGFETPDLVAARRLLRRVRPTADDCGHSRQSEPVHARGA is encoded by the coding sequence ATGCGGGCTGCCACGGAGACACAACAACGGGGCGCACGCCGACAGGAACTCACATACTGCTTCGGCCCATTTCGACTGGTTCCGCGCCGCCAGCTGCTCCTGCTTGAGGGACGCCCCGTCAAGCTTGGCGGACGCGCGTTCGAGCTCCTGCAGGTGCTGGTGCAGCGCTGCGGCGATCTGGTCAGCAAGAATGAGCTGATGGCAGCGGGCTGGCCGGGCACCTTGCTCCACGACAGCAATCTCAAGGTCAACATGTGGAGCCTGCGGCGCTCGCTGGGGGATACCCAGATCGAGCCCGTTTACATCGCGACCGTGGCGCGCCGCGGGTACAAGTTCATCGCGGATGTGCAAATCAGCATCGGCGAGGTCGAGGACGACCTTGCGCTCGCCGATCCGCTACCCCTTTCCAATCCGCCATTGTTGCGCGGCATCGTCGGTCGCGAAGCGGACATCGTCGATATCGCGGATCTGCTGTCCGACAACAGGCACGTGACCCTGGCCGGCGCGGGAGGGATCGGCAAGACGACGGTTGCCGTAGCGGTCGCCCAGGCGTTTGCGCCGCGGTGCCGCGACGGCGTCTGTTTCGTCGATCTCGCCACGATCTCCGATCCGACGCTGTTCGGCGCGGCGCTGGTGACGGCACTGGGCATCAGAGGCAATACCGACAACGGTCTGGTTGCGGCGCTCGATTATCTGAGGCCGCGGCAGATGCTGCTCATTCTGGACAATTGCGAGCATGTGCTGCCGGCCGCCACGATCTTTGCCGGCAAGTTCATCACGGACACATCGCCGTCTAGACTGCTTGCGACGAGCCGCGAGCCGCTCGGCACCGGCACCGAGCACGTCGTGCGGCTTGGATCGCTTGCCTCGCCGAAGTCTGGCCTCGACCTGTCGGTCGATCAGGCCGTCAGGTTTCCAGCGGTACAGCTGTTCGTTCGCCGCGCCGCCGAATGGTCGGACTACCGGTTCGTCGATGGTGATTGCGAGGCAGTTGCCTCGATCTGCCACTCGCTTGACGGCCTTCCGCTGGCCATCGAGCTGGCAGCAGCCCAGATCGGCAGGTTCAATCCTCGCGAATTGGTGGCGCAGCTCGACCAGAAACTTTGCTTTCGCGCTCCCACCGCCGAGGGTGCGCCGCCGCGCCATGAGACCCTGATGGCAACGATCGACTGGAGCTTCCGACTCCTGTCGCAGAAAGAAGCCAGACTGTTCGGCTCGCTGTCGGTCTTCAGCGACGCATTCGAGGTCGAGGATGCGGTTTTCGTCGCGGAGGCGGCAGGGCTCACCCTGATCGACGTCGTCACCGGCCTCGGCAGTCTCGTCGCCAAATCGCTCCTGAGCGCGCAGGCGCACGGAGCGCAGCTTCGCTACCGGCTGCTCGACAGCACACGCCGCTATGCGGCCGAGCGGCGCCAGGCCGATCCCGCCTGCGGCCAGGCGCTGTGCCGCCATGCGCAGCGCGTTCTCGTGCTCTTCGAACGGTCCGAGGAGGAGTGGAACTGGCGCGAGCCGGCCGATTGGACACAGCGCTACCTTGCTCGCATCGCCGATTTGCGCGCAGCTCTTTCATGGGCGGTTGGCGAGGAAGGCGATCCCGTCCTCGGAATCAGGCTCGCGGTTGCAGCGATCACCTTATGGTCGGAAACTTCCATCCTGTCGGAAGCGCAGGCGCGGCTGGAAGACGCGCTCGCCTTGGCCAAGACCGTCGTATGCGACGACCTGTCGAAGGCAAAGCTCGCCTGCGCCCTTGGATGGAGCCTGTTCTACGCCCGCAAGATGTCGAATGAGAACGAGGTCGCCTGGCTCGACGCGATCGCCTTTGCAAGGCGAGCCGGCAACGTCGAGTATCAGCAGCGAGCGCTGGTGGGTTTTGCCTTTTACCTGCTGCAGATCGGTGAGGTCCCGCGCGCCATAACCTATCTCGAGGAGGCCACCGCGGTGGCCGACCGCGGCCGCGACCTGACGGCGACGTCCGAAGCCGATCGGGCACTCGCCTGGGCCCGCGCCTTTGCCGGCGAACTGAGCAGGAGCCGCCCGGTTCTGGATCGTCTCGCGGCAACCTATTCGCTGGCCGAGGGCCGTTCGCGCAAGGATGCGAATGAGGTCTACCGGTTCATCACGGTCCGCTTCAACCTGCCCTTCGTGGCGTGGATGCAAGGGCAAGCCGACTACGCGGCAAGGCTGGCCCGCGACGCCGTCGACGCCGCGGACCGCAGCGGCCATTGGGTGTCGCAATCGAACGCACTTGGGCTTGCCGCACTTCCCGTTGCGCTCGAAACCGGCAATCTGGATGCGCTCGAGAGCTTCACGATGCGACTGCGTCGCAACCTGGAACGTGAGCGCATCTCGCGCTGGGTTCCGGTCGAGCGCTATTTCTCCGCCTGTCTTCGCGACCTGCGTGGCGATCCGCGCGCGGTCGAGGATATTCGCGCCGCGATCGACGAACTGATCGAATGTCGCTTCTTGATGCGGATCGGCAGCTATCTCGCGGTTCTCGCCCGCACCTATCTGCGGCAGGGGCGGATCGCTGAGGCGCGCCAAGCCATCACGCGGGCGATCGACCATCAGGAACGTCAGGGCGAGCGGTGGTGCCGGTCGGAGCTCCAGCGGGTCGACGCATTGGTCCTTCTCCATGCCGGCGAGCCGCAGCGCGCCGAAAAGCGACTACAGCGGGCGCTCGCCGAAGCGCACGCCATAGGCGCGATGACATTCCAGTTGCGGATTGCCACCGATCTCGCAGCACACTGGATCGCGACCGGCCGAAAGACCAAGGCCATCCGGCTGCTCGCCCCGATTCATGACGAGTTCACCGAGGGCTTCGAAACGCCGGATCTCGTTGCTGCCAGGCGCCTGCTGCGGCGCGTGCGGCCAACGGCGGACGACTGCGGCCACTCACGCCAATCGGAGCCGGTGCACGCTCGCGGTGCATAG
- a CDS encoding putative quinol monooxygenase — MKDFIMRTIIRNSLCLLLFAAAMAMTTPSLVAQEAPRVRYQEIPEGAYSVVAQVRAKPGKEDALRAATLPLIDLVRGDPKNLVYFLQEDRAKPGHFIFYEVFASQADFDAHNAMPYVQAWFAKLPELADGGVEVMRMAVLGVPKK, encoded by the coding sequence ATGAAGGACTTCATCATGCGAACTATCATCCGCAATTCGCTTTGCCTCCTGCTGTTCGCCGCCGCGATGGCCATGACAACGCCGTCGCTCGTCGCCCAGGAAGCCCCGCGCGTGCGCTATCAGGAGATTCCGGAAGGCGCATATTCGGTGGTGGCGCAGGTGCGAGCCAAGCCCGGAAAGGAAGATGCGTTGCGTGCGGCCACGCTTCCGCTGATCGACCTGGTTCGGGGCGATCCCAAGAACCTGGTCTATTTTCTCCAGGAAGACCGCGCCAAACCCGGTCATTTCATCTTCTACGAGGTGTTCGCCAGCCAGGCCGATTTCGACGCGCATAATGCCATGCCTTATGTACAGGCATGGTTCGCCAAGCTTCCGGAACTTGCGGATGGCGGCGTCGAAGTCATGCGCATGGCGGTTCTTGGCGTGCCCAAGAAATAG
- a CDS encoding VOC family protein, whose amino-acid sequence MTDKADNATDMGRRTLLQTAGAAVVTGLVAGTAADAQTATQGANSMSAAERNEAPLGARLQGVQHFGLTVQNMERAYQFYTEVLGGTEVFRHGDFQGDEVQNTLLADQEIEANARGVNPRTIGVPDLRSGAQRLDVRFIQFDNVVIELLQYREADQPMGGAKSFAEPVEHMSPAFPRMMHICFYVRDDVDFNKFIADLEAESARRGMTQVRANRTIRVMTEADRKAAPRSTNTNRVTAEPSNGWELIYCKGPEGEQLEFVKALGPVKKRFSEALAKRQQTIVR is encoded by the coding sequence ATGACAGACAAAGCCGACAACGCCACCGACATGGGCCGCCGCACCCTGCTCCAGACAGCCGGCGCAGCCGTCGTCACCGGCCTCGTCGCCGGTACGGCAGCCGACGCGCAGACCGCGACACAGGGCGCCAACAGCATGTCGGCGGCCGAACGCAACGAGGCGCCGCTCGGCGCGCGGCTGCAGGGCGTCCAGCATTTCGGGCTGACGGTCCAGAACATGGAGCGAGCCTATCAATTTTACACGGAAGTGCTCGGCGGCACCGAAGTGTTCCGTCACGGCGACTTCCAGGGCGACGAGGTGCAGAACACGCTGCTCGCCGACCAGGAGATCGAGGCGAATGCACGCGGGGTCAATCCGCGGACGATCGGCGTCCCCGACCTCAGAAGCGGAGCGCAGAGGCTGGATGTCCGCTTCATCCAGTTCGACAACGTGGTGATCGAACTGCTGCAATATCGCGAGGCCGACCAGCCGATGGGCGGTGCGAAGAGCTTTGCCGAGCCGGTGGAGCACATGAGCCCGGCCTTTCCGCGCATGATGCACATCTGCTTCTATGTTCGCGACGATGTCGACTTCAACAAGTTCATCGCCGACCTCGAAGCGGAATCCGCACGCCGCGGCATGACGCAAGTGCGCGCGAATCGCACCATCCGCGTCATGACGGAGGCGGATCGCAAGGCCGCGCCCCGCAGCACCAACACGAACCGGGTGACCGCGGAACCCTCGAACGGCTGGGAGCTGATCTATTGCAAGGGACCGGAGGGCGAGCAGCTCGAATTCGTCAAGGCGCTCGGCCCTGTCAAGAAGCGCTTCAGCGAGGCCTTGGCAAAGCGCCAGCAGACAATCGTGCGCTGA
- a CDS encoding aldo/keto reductase — MALKDILPGRLGFGAAPLGNMFRDIPEQEALATVNAAWDDGIRYFDTAPFYGAGLAEIRMGAALAGRPRRDYVVSTKVGRLILDEIEDVGTRDLGEKGGVFRYGRPNRIVNDYSRDATLRSIEDSLKRLGTDHIDIAFVHDVAQDFYGDEWLTVFESARKGAFKALDRLRDEGMIKAWGLGVNRVEPIELLLALEEPRPDGFLLAGRYTLLDHARALQRVMPMVAEHELAIVVGGPYSSGALVGGPNFEYAPAPPEILNKVARIKAIADRYGISMKAAGLQFALANPVVAAVIPGASRPNRIAEDRAALEEAIPADFWRELRSEGLVNTAAPLPAAA, encoded by the coding sequence ATGGCCCTCAAGGATATCCTGCCGGGAAGACTGGGTTTCGGTGCGGCGCCGCTCGGCAACATGTTCCGCGACATCCCGGAGCAGGAAGCGCTCGCGACGGTGAATGCGGCCTGGGATGACGGCATCCGCTATTTCGACACGGCGCCCTTCTACGGCGCAGGTCTCGCCGAGATCCGCATGGGCGCTGCGCTCGCCGGCCGACCGCGGCGCGACTATGTCGTCAGCACCAAGGTCGGCCGCCTGATCCTGGATGAGATCGAGGATGTCGGGACCCGCGACCTCGGCGAAAAAGGCGGTGTCTTCAGATACGGCCGTCCGAACAGGATCGTGAATGACTATTCCCGGGACGCGACGCTGCGCTCGATCGAAGACAGTCTGAAGCGGCTCGGCACCGATCACATCGATATCGCCTTCGTGCATGACGTCGCGCAGGATTTTTACGGCGACGAGTGGCTGACGGTCTTCGAAAGTGCGCGCAAAGGCGCGTTCAAGGCGCTCGACCGGCTGCGCGACGAAGGCATGATCAAGGCGTGGGGACTCGGGGTCAACCGGGTCGAGCCGATCGAGCTGCTGCTCGCGCTCGAAGAGCCGCGCCCCGACGGCTTCCTGCTCGCGGGCCGCTACACGCTGCTCGACCATGCAAGGGCGCTTCAGCGGGTGATGCCGATGGTTGCGGAACATGAGCTCGCGATCGTCGTCGGCGGCCCCTACAGTTCGGGCGCCCTCGTCGGCGGCCCGAATTTCGAATATGCACCGGCCCCCCCGGAAATCCTCAACAAGGTGGCGCGGATCAAGGCCATCGCCGACCGCTACGGCATCAGCATGAAGGCGGCAGGTCTGCAGTTCGCGCTCGCCAACCCGGTGGTGGCGGCCGTAATTCCCGGCGCGAGCCGCCCGAACCGCATCGCCGAGGATCGCGCTGCGCTGGAGGAAGCCATCCCCGCCGACTTCTGGCGCGAGCTCCGTTCGGAGGGGCTCGTCAACACCGCCGCTCCGCTTCCCGCAGCCGCTTGA
- a CDS encoding helix-turn-helix domain-containing protein yields the protein MALVTHGDQKYKNSEKLAAANDWPGLSIEHRRFEAGRQATPVPICNEIVMVLSGGGMVCRVGNGEVQKSFARPGMSYLVPVGTQESHLELSDRMECLHLYLPPALLDQSALADFDIDPARVEIAYAHGLADQVLFHICSPLRDLLHRPRQPTDALFVGGIQVALAAHLLGNYRVDRWRAPDRSPSLDPRRLQRVLDYIEASLGSDIRLEDLAAQACLSPYHFSRLFREATGLSPHRYVTDRRVQAARHELARNRLSLVEIALEFGFGSQANFTRVFRKAASLTPGQYRELCCGQAEVKADRSDGAFRRDCA from the coding sequence ATGGCGCTCGTGACGCATGGAGATCAGAAATACAAGAACAGCGAGAAGCTCGCGGCCGCCAACGACTGGCCGGGGCTGAGCATCGAACATCGCAGGTTCGAGGCGGGGCGTCAGGCAACGCCCGTTCCCATCTGCAACGAAATCGTCATGGTGCTGTCAGGCGGCGGCATGGTGTGCCGGGTCGGCAACGGCGAAGTCCAGAAGAGCTTCGCCCGGCCGGGCATGAGCTACCTCGTGCCCGTGGGGACGCAGGAGAGTCACCTCGAGCTTTCGGACCGGATGGAATGTCTTCATCTCTATCTTCCGCCGGCGCTGCTGGACCAAAGCGCGCTTGCGGATTTCGATATCGATCCGGCAAGGGTCGAGATCGCCTACGCCCACGGTCTGGCGGACCAGGTGCTCTTCCATATCTGCTCGCCGCTTCGCGATCTGCTCCATCGTCCGCGCCAGCCGACCGACGCGCTGTTCGTGGGGGGCATCCAGGTTGCGCTCGCAGCGCATCTTCTGGGAAATTATAGGGTCGACCGCTGGCGCGCGCCCGACAGGTCGCCATCGCTCGATCCGCGGCGCCTCCAGCGCGTGCTGGATTATATCGAGGCGTCTCTCGGCAGCGATATCAGGCTCGAGGATCTGGCGGCCCAGGCCTGCCTCAGCCCTTATCATTTCTCCCGGCTGTTTCGCGAAGCGACGGGATTGTCGCCGCACCGCTATGTGACCGATCGCCGCGTCCAGGCAGCGCGGCACGAGCTCGCGCGCAATCGTCTGTCCCTGGTCGAAATCGCGCTGGAGTTCGGTTTCGGCTCCCAGGCCAATTTCACGCGCGTGTTCCGCAAGGCGGCAAGTCTCACGCCAGGGCAGTATCGCGAATTGTGCTGCGGCCAGGCTGAGGTGAAAGCCGATCGCTCCGATGGGGCATTCCGCAGGGATTGCGCATGA
- a CDS encoding (2Fe-2S)-binding protein, giving the protein MIELTVNGTKRQIDVVVEMPLLWVLRDELGITSPKYGCGVAQCGACTVQIDGVAVRSCQAHIGEVAGKSVVTLEGLEKREQHPVLQAWIEHQVPQCGYCQTGQIMQAISLLDLISNPTDDEINQVMSGNLCRCGTYPRIRAAIHAAAAKKMAEK; this is encoded by the coding sequence ATGATCGAGCTTACGGTGAACGGGACCAAGCGCCAGATCGACGTCGTTGTCGAGATGCCTCTGCTTTGGGTGCTGCGCGACGAACTCGGCATCACCAGTCCCAAATACGGCTGCGGGGTCGCGCAATGCGGCGCCTGCACCGTCCAGATCGACGGAGTGGCGGTCCGATCCTGTCAGGCGCACATCGGCGAAGTCGCCGGCAAGTCGGTCGTCACCCTCGAAGGGCTGGAGAAGAGGGAGCAACATCCGGTTCTCCAGGCCTGGATCGAGCATCAGGTGCCGCAATGCGGCTACTGCCAGACCGGACAGATCATGCAGGCCATCTCGCTGCTCGATCTGATCTCCAATCCGACGGACGACGAGATCAACCAGGTGATGTCCGGAAATCTCTGCCGCTGCGGCACCTATCCGCGCATCCGTGCGGCGATCCATGCGGCTGCGGCCAAGAAGATGGCGGAGAAGTGA
- a CDS encoding xanthine dehydrogenase family protein molybdopterin-binding subunit has product MGHMQTLSRRAFVFGSAAVAGGIAFGAYGNAEAAAPGADGNPLAAGLGANSVTFNPWVEISPDKITLIAQHADIGQGVGSVQPIMIAEEMDLDPGQFEVRFAGPSPAYFNTGFADEFAPFVAADQSPAAEEARAKTLEWLRQAGLQMTGGSSTVPDTYEKLRVAGAVARETLKAAAAKRSGVAVADLRTQSGHVILPNGTKIAYVDLSADAAKIPPVLDAKPRDPSKWRMLGKPMMRLDIREKVMGELKFGIDMKMDGMLYASVKLNPAKGQPLKSYDASKARAMPGVKKILEIKNGVAVIATNSWYAMKAVDAVACEWAPSAYPAEQADHWKVLESSFKPEFRGKEWRKIGDIEGGLKTGKLVEAEYRAPYVAHQPLEPLNGIGLVTDKGMEIWVGHQSPRFVQWVAATAIGLKPEQVTFHNQWTGGSFGHRLEYENVRVLAEIANQMKGTPIKLVFSREEDFLQDIPRQIAIARHRGSVDNSKIVAADLQLASTTPLKGLLERSGTPSKDPDGQLAAGLWNVYYDIPNFRATSYEAQGLSPSTTWRSVGASTSGFFTESFIDELIHAAGLDPMKARIAMCTVPHYRKVLETVAEMSDWKGPLGNGRGRGVAFVESFGTPTAEVVEVSVTDRGVRIDKVWVAVDVGKVVDPVNFENQVQGGVIWGLGHAINCELTYAKGAVQQTNYNHHEAMRIYQCPVIEVRGLENDPKVRGVGEPPVPPAAPALANAIFAATGKRIREMPFNKFIDFV; this is encoded by the coding sequence ATGGGCCACATGCAGACCCTTTCGCGCCGCGCTTTCGTTTTCGGCTCCGCTGCAGTCGCCGGCGGCATCGCTTTCGGTGCCTATGGCAACGCTGAGGCGGCCGCGCCGGGCGCCGATGGCAATCCGCTGGCGGCCGGCCTCGGCGCGAATTCAGTGACCTTCAATCCCTGGGTCGAGATCAGCCCGGACAAGATCACGCTGATCGCGCAGCACGCCGACATCGGCCAGGGCGTCGGCTCGGTGCAGCCGATCATGATCGCCGAAGAGATGGACCTCGATCCCGGTCAGTTCGAAGTCCGGTTTGCAGGCCCTAGTCCCGCCTATTTCAACACCGGCTTCGCCGACGAGTTCGCGCCGTTCGTGGCCGCGGACCAAAGCCCGGCCGCGGAGGAGGCGCGCGCCAAGACGCTCGAATGGCTGCGACAGGCCGGCCTGCAGATGACGGGCGGATCGAGCACCGTGCCGGATACCTATGAAAAGCTGCGCGTTGCCGGCGCGGTCGCGCGCGAGACGCTGAAGGCGGCGGCCGCCAAGCGTTCGGGCGTCGCCGTGGCTGACCTGCGCACCCAGTCGGGCCATGTGATCCTGCCCAACGGGACCAAGATCGCTTACGTCGATCTTTCCGCAGATGCCGCGAAGATTCCGCCGGTGCTCGATGCCAAGCCGCGCGATCCCTCGAAATGGCGCATGCTCGGCAAGCCGATGATGCGCCTCGACATTCGCGAGAAGGTCATGGGCGAGCTGAAGTTCGGCATCGACATGAAGATGGACGGCATGCTTTACGCCTCCGTCAAGCTGAACCCCGCCAAGGGGCAGCCGCTGAAATCTTACGATGCCAGCAAGGCGCGGGCGATGCCGGGGGTCAAGAAGATCCTCGAAATCAAGAACGGCGTCGCGGTGATCGCCACCAACAGCTGGTACGCGATGAAGGCGGTCGACGCCGTCGCCTGCGAGTGGGCGCCCTCGGCCTATCCCGCCGAGCAGGCCGACCATTGGAAGGTTCTGGAATCCTCGTTCAAGCCCGAGTTCCGGGGCAAGGAGTGGCGGAAGATCGGCGACATCGAAGGCGGGCTGAAGACCGGCAAGCTGGTTGAGGCCGAATATCGCGCGCCTTACGTGGCGCATCAGCCGCTCGAGCCGCTGAACGGAATCGGCCTCGTCACCGACAAGGGCATGGAGATCTGGGTAGGTCACCAGAGCCCACGCTTCGTGCAATGGGTCGCGGCGACGGCGATCGGCCTCAAGCCGGAACAGGTCACCTTCCACAATCAGTGGACCGGTGGAAGCTTTGGCCACCGTCTCGAATACGAGAATGTCCGCGTTCTCGCCGAGATTGCCAACCAGATGAAGGGAACGCCGATCAAGCTCGTGTTCTCGCGCGAGGAGGATTTCCTCCAGGACATTCCGCGGCAGATTGCGATCGCCCGGCACCGGGGCAGTGTCGACAACAGCAAGATCGTCGCCGCCGACCTGCAACTGGCCTCGACGACCCCGCTCAAGGGGCTGCTCGAACGCTCGGGCACGCCCTCCAAGGATCCCGACGGGCAATTGGCCGCCGGCCTGTGGAACGTCTATTACGACATCCCCAATTTCCGGGCCACGAGCTACGAGGCGCAGGGATTGTCACCGAGCACCACGTGGCGGTCGGTCGGCGCCTCGACATCCGGCTTCTTCACCGAAAGCTTCATCGACGAGCTGATCCATGCGGCGGGCCTCGATCCCATGAAGGCGCGCATCGCGATGTGCACCGTGCCGCACTATCGCAAAGTGCTGGAGACGGTCGCGGAGATGTCTGACTGGAAGGGACCGCTCGGCAACGGCAGGGGGCGCGGCGTCGCGTTCGTCGAGTCTTTCGGGACGCCGACGGCCGAAGTCGTCGAAGTCTCGGTGACGGACAGAGGTGTCCGCATCGACAAGGTCTGGGTCGCGGTCGATGTCGGCAAGGTCGTCGATCCCGTCAATTTCGAGAACCAGGTGCAGGGCGGCGTCATCTGGGGACTCGGCCACGCCATCAACTGCGAACTCACCTACGCCAAGGGCGCGGTGCAGCAGACCAACTACAATCACCACGAAGCGATGCGGATCTACCAGTGTCCCGTCATCGAGGTTCGCGGGCTCGAGAACGATCCGAAGGTGAGGGGTGTCGGAGAGCCGCCCGTGCCTCCCGCTGCGCCTGCGCTCGCCAACGCGATCTTCGCGGCCACTGGAAAACGCATCCGCGAGATGCCTTTCAACAAGTTCATCGATTTCGTGTGA